From the genome of Cryptococcus neoformans var. neoformans B-3501A chromosome 1, whole genome shotgun sequence, one region includes:
- a CDS encoding hypothetical protein (Match to ESTs gb|CF184895.1|CF184895, gb|CF184004.1|CF184004, gb|CF194852.1|CF194852; HMMPfam hit to Cation_efflux, Cation efflux family, score: 214.3, E(): 2.2e-61), whose product MSLSNALRFGPVSGYRHNGIQQNRLLAMPRSLLVHATTRRISTKVTCHKGLCILTGRTSAVHRCTSLSSGLRHHTTKAPPSKTDKPLGSQHEHKHEHDHDHEHGIFHTHVHDHSEGAEQLMEALSSGKMDRGTRITLLGLGSNVALTLSKGLAGLWMNSASLLAEAGHSLSDLLGDFVTLATWRISRKSPTDAFPWGYSKFETFGTLTVSVILVGGAVGIGLHSYHLLLQTLLPYLATFPPGTLFNVIGTHLPASIPSPLLELFHSHGPSALPHEHGAGADHLHSHAADAGAILNPHAAWFALASVVIKEWLYRLTARVASEEHSPVLKANALHHRADALTSFVALTSILGSSFGGWHFLDPLGGIAVSFFILQQGLSLSKVAMLELLDAGIDKKTQAAIEEIVTDLVDGDELLAVRNVRGVKCGGQTNLDLTIDVPPSMTVRDSHAVEQRVRDAVMSARREVREVKVHVHGEELLSDGTSATRKAVEKTGPTSDFGRDGC is encoded by the exons ATGTCCCTGTCGAACGCTCTCCGGTTTGGGCCCGTCTCCGGCTACAGACACAACGGCATCCAACAGAACCGTCTGTTGGCGATGCCTCGGTCACTTTTGGTCCACGCAACAACCAGAAGAATATCAACAAAAGTCACTTGCCACAAAGGCCTGTGCATTCTGACGGGTAGAACTTCTGCTGTACATCGGTGTACCTCACTATCCTCTGGCCTTCGACACCACACCACAAAAGCCCCTCCGTCAAAAACGGACAAGCCGCTCGGTTCCCAACATGAACACAAACATGAACATGATCACGACCATGAGCATGGGATATTTCATACACACGTGCATGATCATTCGGAGGGCGCGGAACAGCTCATGGAAGCTTTGTCATCAGGAAAGATGGACAGGGGGACACGGATAACTTTGTTGG GTCTTGGAAGCAATGTTGCTCTTACTTTATCCAAAGGTTTAGCGGGATTATGGATGAACTCGGCTTCTTTGCTAGCTGAAGCGGGTCATAGTCTGTCAGATTTATTAGGT GACTTTGTGACCCTTGCAACATGGAGAATATCCAGGAAATCGCCTACAGACGCATTCCCTTGGGGCTACAGTAAGTTTGAGACATTTGGAACCCTTACGGTCAGTGTTATTCTGGTTGGAGGTGCGGTCGGCATCGGGTTACATTCTTACCAT CTACTATTACAAACATTGCTCCCCTATCTTGCAACGTTCCCCCCTGGCACATTGTTCAACGTTATCGGCACTCACCTGCCTGCTTCTATCCCCTCCCCTCTCCTTGAGCTGTTCCACTCTCATGGACCTTCAGCGCTGCCACATGAACATGGGGCTGGAGCCGACCACTTACATAGCCATGCTGCCGATGCTGGAGCTATCTTGAACCCACATGCTGCGTGGTTTGCGTTAGCAAGTGTGGTTATCAAGGAGTGGCTATATAGATTAACAGCAAGAGTCGCTTCCGAGGAACATAGTCCGGTGTTGAAGGCCAACGCTTTGCA TCACCGAGCAGACGCTCTCACCTCATTCGTCGCTCTCACCTCGATTCTTGGCTCTTCTTTCGGTGGCTGGCACTTCCTTGACCCTCTGGGTGGCATTGCTGTGTCAtttttcatccttcaacaGGGTCTATCCTTGTCAAAAGTCGCCATGCTCGAGTTATTAGATGCTGGTATAGATAAGAAGACACAGGCTGCGATCGAAGAGATTGTGACTGATTTGgtggatggagatgagctTTTGGCAGTCAGGAACGTGAGAGGTGTCAAGTGTGGTG GTCAAACAAATCTCGATTTGACTATAGACGTGCCTCCCAGCATGACCGTTAGGGACTCCCACGCTGTGGAGCAGAGGGTGAGGGATGCTGTCATGTCAGCGCGAAGAGAGGTCAGAGAGGTTAAAGTCCATGTACATGGCGAGGAGCTTTTATCGGATGGAACTAGCGCTACGAGGAAGGCCGTGGAAAAGACGGGACCGACATCTGactttggaagagatggttgTTGA
- a CDS encoding hypothetical protein (HMMPfam hit to HA2, Helicase associated domain (HA2), score: 107.1, E(): 4.3e-29; HMMPfam hit to Helicase_C, Helicase conserved C-terminal domain, score: 45.6, E(): 1.4e-10) — protein sequence MTVAASTSSQLPSSVKPQPRVSNFNDSSDEDEAESTPKAEKKKKKVNNLDVNGVYSPKSPKKRKIGQANGDLGKGKKDGAEARRREAERLLVKRKELPFYQGRRMILEEIMANDTTIILGETGCGKSTQLPQLLRTHPVSVNHFSPSSSNRFRGPSIAITQPRRLPAIALANRVSQEMGCQIGGEVGYSVRFEDVTSRETRVRYLTEGVLMRELAGSDPKICPPEKGANGTANGEDENDSHMSEGQGLNLLLNYDVVIIDEAHERTLNTDFLCGALKRVQRIRKDIARRQAEEEFQGKEKIPGKKKVKELKLVIMSATLDPTKFKTFFGTGRDALLVKGRMYEVATQHVLEPVDDFIEAAARQVMTIHCSPDSPGDVLVFMPGSEEIENCVELLKRVSKQLAPGSPALQVLPLYAALPPTAQSKIFIPTPDNTRRVIVATNIAETSMTIPGVAFVVDSGFKKEKEYVFRNAGALEHLRKKGISKASAWQRTGRAGRERAGHCYRLFTQDFFDKMPEFDAPEIQRCNLSSAVLQLIAMGQNPFEFEYIDNPGRDSTNTVLAAFQELVGLSALSSPTTITPLGLQMLRFPLDPPHARILLAAFEYGCANEIIDIISLVNAGGNVFIDRPNDREEAAQARQKFIHREGDHLTMMNVFRAYTELKESKSSSHSNSSSQSLVGWCKDNHVNSKTLAQALKVREQLRELSERLGKDWKASCGSEWGMVGRSLLQGLFMNTAVIQADGSYRQTAGSLTVKIHPSSVLMSKKVPAILYDELTITTAFYARNVSAFEQHWLTEVPWFAKAGTSVAAPVGKGNL from the exons ATGACTGTAGCCGCAAGCACTAGCAGCCAACTACCGAGCTCCGTTAAGCCTCAGCCTAGGGTGTCAAATTTCAATGACTCTTCagatgaggacgaagcTGAATCCACACCTAAAGccgaaaaaaagaagaagaaggtcaaCAATCTCGATGTCAATGGGGTATATTCACCGAAAAGCCCAAAGAAGCGAAAGATTGGCCAGGCGAATGGAGATTTGggcaaggggaagaaggacggcgctgaagcaagaagaagggaagcaGAAAGACTATTGGTGAAGCGTAAGGAACTCCCATTTTACCAAG GGAGACGGATGATCTTGGAAGAAATCATGGCAAATGATACTACAATC ATCCTAGGCGAAACGGGTTGTGGTAAATCCACCCAACTTCCGCAGCTTCTGCGCACCCACCCTGTCTCTGTCAACCATTTCTCGccgtcttcatcaaatcGTTTCCGAGGACCATCCATTGCCATTACCCAACCTCGACGCTTGCCGGCTATAGCATTGGCCAACAGAGTATCCCAGGAGATGGGCTGTCAAATAGGGGGAGAAGTAGGGTACAGTGTGAGGTTTGAGGATGTCACAAGTCGAGAGACTCGGGTGCGGTACTTGACGGAAGGTGTGTTGATGAGGGAGTTGGCTGGGTCGGACCCCAAGATTTGCCCTCCCGAAAAAGGAGCCAATGGGACGGCGAacggagaagatgaaaatgacTCCCACATGTCTGAGGGACAAGGTCTTAACCTTCTACTCAACTACGACGTCGTCATAATCGATGAAGCTCATGAACGTACACTCAATACTGACTTCCTCTGTGGTGCTTTGAAGAGGGTTCAGCGGATACGTAAAGACATTGCTCGCCGGCaagccgaagaagaattccaagggaaggagaagatacCAGGCAAGAAAAAGGTCAAGGAGTTGAAGCTAGTGATCATGAGTGCGACTCTTGATCCTACCAAGTTCAAGACATTCTTCGGAAC TGGCCGAGATGCGCTCTTAGTCAAAGGCCGAATGTATGAAGTGGCTACACAGCACGTATTGGAGCCTGTAGACGATTTTATCGAAGCAGCTGCTCGACAAGTCATGACAATACATTGTTCTCCCGATAGTCCTGGTGACGTGCTGGTCTTCATGCCGG GCTctgaggagattgagaatTGCGTAGAGCTTCTTAAAAGAGTTTCCAAGCAGCTTGCTCCTGGATCTCCCGCTCTTCAGGTTCTTCCCCTTTACGCCGCTTTGCCCCCCACTGCCCAATCCAAGATCTTCATTCCCACACCAGACAACACCAGACGTGTCATCGTAGCGACCAATATTGCCGAGACATCTATGACCATACCGGGTGTGGCGTTTGTGGTTGACAGCGGTTTtaagaaggaaaaagaataTGTGTTTAGGAATGCTGGGGCTTTGGAACActtgagaaagaaaggaatCAGTAAAGCGTCAGCGTGGCAGAGGACTGGTCGAGCGGGACGAGAA AGAGCGGGACATTGTTATCGTCTTTTCACCCAGGATTTCTTCGACAAGATGCCTGAATTCGACGCCCCCGAGATTCAAAGATGTAACCTTTCATCGGCTGTTTTGCAACTCATAGCGATGGGACAAAACCCCTTTGAATTTGAGTACATTGATAACCCCGGTCGTGATTCAA CCAACACAGTCCTTGCGGCATTCCAAGAGCTTGTCGGTCTCTCcgctctttcttctcccacaACCATTACGCCCCTCGGCCTCCAAATGCTCCGATTTCCTCTCGATCCTCCTCACGCTCGTATCCTCCTTGCTGCCTTTGAGTATGGATGTGCCAACGAAATCATTGACATCATCTCCCTTGTGAATGCTGGCGGTAATGTATTCATCGACCGACCTAACGAtagggaagaagctgctCAGGCGCGACAAAAGTTTATTCATCGCGAAGGCGATCatttgacgatgatgaacgTTTTCAGGGCGTACACTGAGTTGAAGGAATCcaagtcttcttctcacagcaactcttcctcgcaGAGTTTGGTTGGCTGGTGCAAGGACAATCATGTCAACTCAAAAACCCTCGCTCAGGCACTCAAGGTTCGCGAACAGCTTCGAGAGTTGTCTGAGAGGCTAGGAAAGGATTGGAAGGCGAGTTGTGGGAGTGAATGGGGGATGGTTGGGAGGTCTTTGCTGCAGGGTTTGTTCATGAACACGGCGGTAATCCAAGCCGATGGCAGCTACAGACAGACGGCCGGTAGCTTG ACCGTCAAGATCCACCCTTCAAGTGTATTGATGAGCAAAAAAGTACCTGCAATCTTGTATGATGAACTC ACCATCACCACCGCGTTTTACGCTCGAAACGTCTCTGCTTTTGAACAACATTGGCTTACAGAGGTACCATGGTTCGCGAAAGCTGGTACTAGTGTAGCTGCGCCCGTCGGAAAGGGTAATTTATAA